In Sus scrofa isolate TJ Tabasco breed Duroc chromosome 11, Sscrofa11.1, whole genome shotgun sequence, the following proteins share a genomic window:
- the STOML3 gene encoding stomatin-like protein 3 isoform X2, protein MDPGASSPEKQDKENLVGIKSKGLGVCGWILFSLSFLLMVITFPVSVWMCLKIIKEYERAVVFRLGRIQAQKAKGPGLILVLPCVDVFVKVDLRTVTCNIPPQEILTRDSVTTQVDGVVYYRIYSAVSAVANVNDVHQATFLLAQTTLRNVLGTQTLSQILAGREEIAHSIQTLLDDATELWGIRVARVEIKDVRIPVQLQRSMAAEAEATREARARVLAAEGEMNASKSLKSASMVLAESPIALQLRYLQTLTTVATEKNSTIVFPLPMNVLEGIGGISYDNNHKKVPNKA, encoded by the exons GCATCAAGAGTAAAGGGCTGGGTGTGTGTGGCTGGatcctcttttccctttctttcctgttgATGGTCATAACCTTCCCTGTCTCCGTATGGATGTGCTTGAAG ATCATCAAGGAGTACGAACGCGCTGTCGTCTTCCGCCTGGGACGCATCCAAGCCCAAAAAGCCAAGGGGCCAG gtTTGATTCTGGTCCTGCCCTGCGTAGATGTGTTTGTCAAAGTTGATCTCCGGACGGTCACTTGCAACATTCCTCCACAGGAG ATCCTCACCAGGGACTCTGTGACCACTCAAGTGGATGGAGTGGTCTATTACAGAATTTACAGCGCGGTCTCAGCAGTAGCCAATGTCAATGATGTCCACCAAGCCACGTTTCTGCTGGCTCAGACCACTCTGAGAAATGTCCTAGGGACACAGACCTTGTCCCAAATCTTAGCTGGCAGAGAAGAGATCGCCCATAGCATCCAG ACCTTACTTGACGATGCCACCGAGCTGTGGGGGATCCGGGTGGCCCGCGTGGAGATCAAAGACGTCCGGATTCCTGTGCAGCTGCAGAGGTCCATGGCCGCGGAGGCCGAGGCCACCCgggaggccagggccagg GTCCTTGCAGCGGAAGGAGAAATGAATGCTTCTAAGTCTCTGAAGTCAGCCTCCATGGTGCTGGCCGAGTCCCCCATCGCCCTCCAGCTGCGCTACCTGCAGACCTTAACCACCGTGGCCACGGAGAAGAATTCCACCATCGTGTTTCCTCTGCCCATGAACGTGCTAGAGGGCATTGGTGGCATCAGCTACGATAATAACCACAAGAAGGTCCCTAACAAAGCCTGA
- the STOML3 gene encoding stomatin-like protein 3 isoform X4 yields MVITFPVSVWMCLKIIKEYERAVVFRLGRIQAQKAKGPGLILVLPCVDVFVKVDLRTVTCNIPPQEILTRDSVTTQVDGVVYYRIYSAVSAVANVNDVHQATFLLAQTTLRNVLGTQTLSQILAGREEIAHSIQTLLDDATELWGIRVARVEIKDVRIPVQLQRSMAAEAEATREARARVLAAEGEMNASKSLKSASMVLAESPIALQLRYLQTLTTVATEKNSTIVFPLPMNVLEGIGGISYDNNHKKVPNKA; encoded by the exons ATGGTCATAACCTTCCCTGTCTCCGTATGGATGTGCTTGAAG ATCATCAAGGAGTACGAACGCGCTGTCGTCTTCCGCCTGGGACGCATCCAAGCCCAAAAAGCCAAGGGGCCAG gtTTGATTCTGGTCCTGCCCTGCGTAGATGTGTTTGTCAAAGTTGATCTCCGGACGGTCACTTGCAACATTCCTCCACAGGAG ATCCTCACCAGGGACTCTGTGACCACTCAAGTGGATGGAGTGGTCTATTACAGAATTTACAGCGCGGTCTCAGCAGTAGCCAATGTCAATGATGTCCACCAAGCCACGTTTCTGCTGGCTCAGACCACTCTGAGAAATGTCCTAGGGACACAGACCTTGTCCCAAATCTTAGCTGGCAGAGAAGAGATCGCCCATAGCATCCAG ACCTTACTTGACGATGCCACCGAGCTGTGGGGGATCCGGGTGGCCCGCGTGGAGATCAAAGACGTCCGGATTCCTGTGCAGCTGCAGAGGTCCATGGCCGCGGAGGCCGAGGCCACCCgggaggccagggccagg GTCCTTGCAGCGGAAGGAGAAATGAATGCTTCTAAGTCTCTGAAGTCAGCCTCCATGGTGCTGGCCGAGTCCCCCATCGCCCTCCAGCTGCGCTACCTGCAGACCTTAACCACCGTGGCCACGGAGAAGAATTCCACCATCGTGTTTCCTCTGCCCATGAACGTGCTAGAGGGCATTGGTGGCATCAGCTACGATAATAACCACAAGAAGGTCCCTAACAAAGCCTGA
- the STOML3 gene encoding stomatin-like protein 3 isoform X3 yields MRWILGHPPPRSRTKRIWWIIKEYERAVVFRLGRIQAQKAKGPGLILVLPCVDVFVKVDLRTVTCNIPPQEILTRDSVTTQVDGVVYYRIYSAVSAVANVNDVHQATFLLAQTTLRNVLGTQTLSQILAGREEIAHSIQTLLDDATELWGIRVARVEIKDVRIPVQLQRSMAAEAEATREARARVLAAEGEMNASKSLKSASMVLAESPIALQLRYLQTLTTVATEKNSTIVFPLPMNVLEGIGGISYDNNHKKVPNKA; encoded by the exons ATCATCAAGGAGTACGAACGCGCTGTCGTCTTCCGCCTGGGACGCATCCAAGCCCAAAAAGCCAAGGGGCCAG gtTTGATTCTGGTCCTGCCCTGCGTAGATGTGTTTGTCAAAGTTGATCTCCGGACGGTCACTTGCAACATTCCTCCACAGGAG ATCCTCACCAGGGACTCTGTGACCACTCAAGTGGATGGAGTGGTCTATTACAGAATTTACAGCGCGGTCTCAGCAGTAGCCAATGTCAATGATGTCCACCAAGCCACGTTTCTGCTGGCTCAGACCACTCTGAGAAATGTCCTAGGGACACAGACCTTGTCCCAAATCTTAGCTGGCAGAGAAGAGATCGCCCATAGCATCCAG ACCTTACTTGACGATGCCACCGAGCTGTGGGGGATCCGGGTGGCCCGCGTGGAGATCAAAGACGTCCGGATTCCTGTGCAGCTGCAGAGGTCCATGGCCGCGGAGGCCGAGGCCACCCgggaggccagggccagg GTCCTTGCAGCGGAAGGAGAAATGAATGCTTCTAAGTCTCTGAAGTCAGCCTCCATGGTGCTGGCCGAGTCCCCCATCGCCCTCCAGCTGCGCTACCTGCAGACCTTAACCACCGTGGCCACGGAGAAGAATTCCACCATCGTGTTTCCTCTGCCCATGAACGTGCTAGAGGGCATTGGTGGCATCAGCTACGATAATAACCACAAGAAGGTCCCTAACAAAGCCTGA